The following nucleotide sequence is from Pochonia chlamydosporia 170 chromosome 4, whole genome shotgun sequence.
TCTGGTTCTGGCCGATGGCTCCAATCGTCCGGTTCTCTCTGGATTTCccgtcaacttggccaagactTCTGGTGTCATTGAAATACAAGTTTCGCTCTCTCTGGCGGACTTTTGCCGCTTCCCCTTTCATATTCAAGCAGGCTAGGCTCATCTGGGTCCATGTTGCAATGACCGAGACAAGCGCGTCAGGGTCAACGTACCTCAAGCATGGTGACCGCCAGTTTGCGGGTCATGACGAGCACTTGCATGCTGCAGTTAAGACCATGAGCTGCCAATTCCAACCTAGTGCAAACAGTTGGCTCAggttgtgtttgtggttAGCTACCTAGTAGACGGTGGAAATGAGCAAatgcaacacaacacacacGCAAATACAAACTCCACAGACACCTGCTGATCTGAGACGGTAAAATGGATACATGCACATATACCCACCACGATGGTGAGCACGAGGCCCGAGCAGATTTGCCGATTGGGCTTTTGGCCAATCCTGGGGGCTTGACATCTGAATGGCTTTGTCCTCAGTTGAGCCCTGCACCATTTGCCTCTTTGTACATCTTGTGCCTGGCAGTCAGTAGCAACAGAAGGGAGGTGAGTCAGGGGACCAGCAAATATTTTGCGTTATTTGTTGTCGCGGTGTCGGGTGATTGTCTTGATTGGCACAGGGACGTTCTTCATTCgtgtcattgttgttggGACCTTGAACAGATTTGATGTCGCAGCCCATCTTTGTGCACCCACGATCGCTGATCTCTTGGCGATTATGCCATGCTTCTTTGGATCATAGTTACATCTCGTCTAATTTGCCGCATTTCCAGCGCCAAATTGGATCCCCTGATCAACACAATGCATGTACCATTGTATCTTCAATCTCATCCCCCAAAAGCGATCCGCAAACTAGACATTCCCAAAAGCGACAGTCGAGCATATCTCTCGCCGGAGGTTTTTCAGTTCTGCCCAAATCCCAACAAACACCCCCACCGCATCGGAGTGACGCCATATATGTACGTTTTCATGTACCAGACCTTATTCGTCTCGCATACCTGCCCTGGTGGTACCGTTACAAGACAGCGAGAAGACGAGGCACCCAAGGCCAAGTGTTTGATGTTCCTTGGCTAAAGTAACAGAAGGCAAACACGCGAGCAAGCCCGCAAGCCCCTTAAGGGCAACGGGTTACATTACTGGCCCTGCAACGGCCGCTGTTCGGCTTAAAGCTCCCCATTCACATCTTGTCATTCAAGCACTCGTTCATTAATGGCCGTGCGGTCGTCGTGCAAGATCCTGCAACTCATCAGACCCAACTGACAATGTTATGGAATGGCGACCAGATCAAGCGGTCGCCTGGCGAGCTCCGACCCCGTTCCGCGCGTCTTTTGTCAGCAGTTACATTTGGAGGACTGGTTATCACCGGGCTGTGTATGAGTTTGCTTTACTTGCTCGATGTGCAGTCAAGACGGAACGAGGACAATAATGTAGTGATTCCTGCACAATCTGCTGTACCAACAGTCACTCCAACTGGAGCGCCATTGCGGCAACATGGATTCGCGCCTCAATCACCGGAGGACAGCTCCAACAGCATCTTGTTACACCCAGAGGACCACATTTATCGTACTCCAAAAGCAATTCACCTCAGTTGGAACATCACTCTCGAACATCGCTCCCCGGATGGGGTTTCAAAACCAGTATACTTGATAAACGGTATGATGGTCTCATGCCAAACAGTTAAGTTGTAAATGTCCAGTTCTGGTCTAATTAACGCGTGATAGGGCAGTTTCCAGGTCCCGTTATTGAAGCAAGACCAGGGGATCAGTTGGTTGTCGATGTGTACAATGGCATACATGCACATGACCACCCTGGCATATCAATACATTGGCATGGCTTAGCAATGAGAGGTGTGCATTCCCATGGAATCAGCCCCCGTTGTTGCATCGAGGTGACATACTTATGGGCGAAACAGGTGCCAATGAaatggatggtgttgagggtttGACGCAATGTGCCATTCAGACCTTCCAGAACTTCACGTACCAATTTCAAATCCCCAACAATCAAGCGGGAACATTCTGGTTAGAGAGAACCCTTCAAAATTGTgtttcatcatggctgatGCGGAAATTCAGGTACCACGCGCACTCGGGCTTGCAGCGTGCTGATGGCTTATACGGAGGGTTAATTGTTCATAAGCCTGTCGATAATAATCAACCAGGAGATCAGATTCTGCACCACTATCACAATGAGCAGCTTTTGCTCATTGGGGACTGGTATCATCGACAAGCCCAAGACGTCCTGGAGTGGTTCGTGGACCCCGATCACTTTGGCTTGGAGGTATGTCAACCAACTGACCCGTAAGGCAGCACATGCAGTTAATTGTTGACCTATGTGAGTCAGCCTGCGCCGGACTCCCTTCTTTTGAATGGCAAAGGTCGCTTCAACTGCTCTATGGCCGTGAAGGCGCGCCCAGTTGAGTGCAGAAATGTGACAAATCCTATCTTGCGCCTCGTCAACGACAATCGCATCAGGCTCCGAATCGTTAACACTGGGTAATAAGCCACCGATCAAATGAGATGCATCTATTAAACGCTAATATATCTACGTAGTGTCTCTGCGGGACTTAGTATGGGCGTGTCAAATGGTGTAATGGAAGTCATTACTGTAGATGGCGGATGCCCTGTTAGTCATGAGACAGCAAGCGCTGCGGCTATTGGCGTACTTTATCCGGGACAACGTGTTGATGTTATTTTGGATCGTACTACTGAAAACCCGAAATCCGAAAAATCAGACTTATTATCCAAACTTACCGTCGAACTTGACCGAGAGTAAGTTCGGTTGATGGCACTTTGCGTTGCCGTATGCTAATCATCGAATTGTAGGAATATGCCGTTGTGGAACTTTGCTCTGAATCGTACACAGTCCTTTGAGATGCAGTCTTTTGGCGAAAGAAAGACCCAAGAGGCATCGAATGTACACACGAAGAAACGGTTGGTTGATTTTCTTAACCTGGCAGATGTTGCAGGACAACCCGTGCCAGCGAACCTGGGGATCGGCCAAGACCCTACGCAACGTGCGGTCCTATATTCCACCATGAAGATCCGAGCCGCAAACCATAATCACCCTGTGGGCTCTATTAATCATACGTCGTGGACGCCTGACCCTAAATCAAGACCGCTGTTATCATACCCTCGTGAAGAGTGGGCAGATATTGTCCCTCAACCTACGAAGGTGCATAAGTTTGATGTCCCTTGGTTCAGGACGTCAGGAAAAGATGAATGGGTTGACGTCGTGGTAAACAATTTCGATGACAAGGGTCATCCATTCCACTTGGTATGTCCGCACCCACCACACATATTATCAGTCGCCTAATAATTGAACAGCATGGATACGAATTTTTTGTCGTAGGAATAGCACATGCATCAGGCATGTATCGGGGATACAACCCATTTGACCCACAAGCCGTCTCTGAAGCAGCACCGCTAAACACACACAACCCTCTGCGACGAGACACAGTCTACATTCCTCCGATGGGTTACGCCGTTATGCGCTTCCCTCTATATAATGATGGCTTGTGGCTGTTACACTGCCACGTACTATGGCACCAAGCAATTGGCATGGGTACCGTACTTCAGGTTGGTGAGGTTACGGAGTCGGCCAGGCAAAAGTCTGAGAGCACATGTTACCGGCAGCTCCGTCAATGAGTGGCATACATGATACTTGCTACACTTCATGTTTCTGATGACTACATTGGCATAGAGCGATAATGGACGATAAGAGCTTAATATCAGCCCAGACCACTTTGTTTTGTTTACAGTCAACGTCTTGCACGAAGTGGTTGGGACAAGATGATTGTGAATAACCTGAGGGAAAGAAACTTGCATCTTAAAGACCTCGAGCAGTCTGGTATTAACATACGTTAAATAAATTGAAATGCCTTGACAAGTACGTCAAGTTACACCGGGCTTGTGATGAGAACTAACAAAATTAGCCATAAAATTTAGTTCATTTCTAAAGTACTGCTACACTAAATATTCGAGGTGCTTTGGATACAATACCGGGATAAAAGGTGTCCCTAGTAACTACAGAGATCGATATTTGCCGGTGAGGATGCCTTGCCCCAATTCCAGCTAGGGTTCAGGACTGAGACGTGGCGAAGATTGTTCTTGGCCCAGAATTGGTAGTCTCCGTTGCGGAAATCATTGTCAGAGTTCGGAGGACAGGTATTTTTAAAGCTGGTTGTGTGCCAATCTTGGTGGACTGAGTGGTGGAATTTGCCAAAGTAGAATTTTCCGTGGTCGCGGTTCTTCTGCTGGAAGTTTTGCCAGTCGCCCAAACTTTGAGACAACGTGTTAGTTGGAAGCCCTACAGAAAGGATTCACAGTGACACTTACCCATCAAAAGTGTCGTTGATATCGCTCCAGTTGATCTGCTTATGATTGCCATCCTGTTCCATCTTGACCGTGTCACGAACCCAATTGTCTCCCCCGCTGTTTCTGAAGCTCACGACGATGCCTTCCCAGTCACTCTTGTGACCAGTGTCCTTCTTGAAATAAACATAGTAGATCACCTTCCAATTGTCACCACACTTTTTAACTGACCAGTACGTCGGGATAGTGCCAAATGGCTCGCCTGCGACGTTTCCATAGAAGGTATTGGTCCCTTGCCATTGCGGCTGCGGTGGACAGTTATGGGAAAGTTTTCCAATGTTACAATTGTCCGCGTCAACACCATTCGTctgatggccttggccatcttCAGCAGCTGATGGCATGCAAGTTCCCGATGGCATGTACCACATAGGGGCAGCAGCTTCCGCGGCCGCAAGACCATTGTTGTTCGTAAAGGCGTTGCCAGAAACCGCATTGTTAGCCATGACAATCCTCGCCCCTAGCAGGATTGCACAGCCTATAAAATGATTGACAGACTTCATAGTGAAATATCGTCTTTCTCTTTCGATATGTGCCAGATATCTTGTCGAAAGAGTTGCAAGATATAATGTATGTAGCCCGAGCCGAAGAGCCTTCCTCCTCGCTTTTATACACGACCAGACTTTCGAATGCAGAAGTGGGCATTGAAACAGGTTCAGCGCTATGCCTTTATTGCGATCCCGCTACTCCCAATTGCTTAATGTAAACATTTGAACCGTTGTAACCCTCCGCCCTCTAATCATTCCATAACGGGTCTGTCAGCACCGAAATCTGCGCTAGAGGTCTGGATTCGATGTTCGTCGTGTGAGATTCCAAATTTGCATGTAAGCCGAGCGAGCCACTGCCGATACCGTAGATGCAAGAAGGGCCAAAAGCTATGGCCGAAAATAGTAAATCTGGGATATACTAGATAAAAAATTAAGACGAGAACAACACTCTGGGTCCGGCGCGCCCCGGGTGCATTGTCCAGACCCCATAGAGGATCCATTCGCAACCAGTCAAGCGGTGATTTCTCGGTCAATCTTTTCTGCCAACGTTCTTCATGGAGCCAAATGATGAAACTCTCGGTGTCGATTTTTGGCCATAGAGCTTACAGGAGGCAGCATTGAACACAGTTCTCGGCATTTAGGTGAGTCAAGTCTGCCATTTTATTGGCCCTCACCATGTGCCTGAGCACGGCTCGGGGCGATGGTCCACAGAAGTCATCACCTACTGCGCCTCTCAGGTCTCACCCAACTCCACAGCACTGGGCTTGGATCGTCTGACGGGGCCTTTCTGGGCGTAATATTTTCCCGTCCAGTCGACCAGGGCAGGGACGCTGTGATTGCCCATGGTCCAAATAAGCGTGACTGACAAGAGGCGAAACGTGTGTTTTACGATGGAAGAATTTAGGCCTACCCAGGTCTCTGATCAGGTTTTCAGTAACCAGAGGCGCAATGGGATCCGATAAACAAAAGCCAAATGGAAAGGCGAAATTCTCGTGAAAATTAAAGACCTCTCCGGTAGTAAATAATGGAAGTCGTCTGTCAACTATCATACCCTCGATTCCACAGAACCATCAATTCAATGCTTTGTTTCCACACTCTAGCGCGTCCATAACTAACCAGACTCATCTGGATGTCGCACGTATAGCCAATGAAATCACAACATCAAATACGACTCAGGTGGCATTGGCTCCCGGCATGACCGATGTTATTCCTTTTCATCCAAAGTACCTGTTTTGGTCAGATGTCTCAtcagcccatcatcaccggACTCATGTACAGCATGACCCTTTGTGATGTTCATCAAACTGTCTCGCATGAGAAGCTCGTAGTAGGCCGTGGCAAAAATTGTGGCCGGGATATTCACAAGAACCGCAATCGGGGTGTAGTTCATGTAAGTGAAGGCCTCCTTGCCAAAAAAGATGGCAGCGACAATGCGTGTGCCAAGGTCTCGAGCCAGATTGGTGCTGATTGTGATGCCGGCGAAACCCCAGACCATGGCCGCATATGCCAAGCCGATGACGAAGGGCGCACCTGCAGGGGCGACAAATGGATTTGCAGGGTCTATGCAGGCCCAAATGACGATT
It contains:
- a CDS encoding ferro-O2-oxidoreductase (similar to Cordyceps militaris CM01 XP_006673508.1) encodes the protein MLWNGDQIKRSPGELRPRSARLLSAVTFGGLVITGLCMSLLYLLDVQSRRNEDNNVVIPAQSAVPTVTPTGAPLRQHGFAPQSPEDSSNSILLHPEDHIYRTPKAIHLSWNITLEHRSPDGVSKPVYLINGQFPGPVIEARPGDQLVVDVYNGIHAHDHPGISIHWHGLAMRGANEMDGVEGLTQCAIQTFQNFTYQFQIPNNQAGTFWYHAHSGLQRADGLYGGLIVHKPVDNNQPGDQILHHYHNEQLLLIGDWYHRQAQDVLEWFVDPDHFGLEPAPDSLLLNGKGRFNCSMAVKARPVECRNVTNPILRLVNDNRIRLRIVNTGVSAGLSMGVSNGVMEVITVDGGCPVSHETASAAAIGVLYPGQRVDVILDRTTENPKSEKSDLLSKLTVELDRENMPLWNFALNRTQSFEMQSFGERKTQEASNVHTKKRLVDFLNLADVAGQPVPANLGIGQDPTQRAVLYSTMKIRAANHNHPVGSINHTSWTPDPKSRPLLSYPREEWADIVPQPTKVHKFDVPWFRTSGKDEWVDVVVNNFDDKGHPFHLHGYEFFVVGIAHASGMYRGYNPFDPQAVSEAAPLNTHNPLRRDTVYIPPMGYAVMRFPLYNDGLWLLHCHVLWHQAIGMGTVLQVGEVTESARQKSESTCYRQLRQ